Proteins co-encoded in one Sus scrofa isolate TJ Tabasco breed Duroc chromosome 14, Sscrofa11.1, whole genome shotgun sequence genomic window:
- the R3HCC1L gene encoding coiled-coil domain-containing protein R3HCC1L isoform X1: MQQETERCRVRARRPDMALYVPKARRGIVLLKSGDEGKSCGPPNSMVKEEQKEDSVSQKKVFRDKREAQRLSINPDKKEHNHREGKKSSTKFKKDTCLQGRNKNRVCTKKAVTESNELLSQGHQQRVSNPGIICSVPLQRCFKPKKAAIECSEVKITDVSGHERLLLSQSCSEINEAQLSNKPFQNMEFCDFSRRKVSGETSEDRDLESRIETDAKVTEIVSQFPGESSVLKPESVIASVKPSSDCGIVQAMQTSGGMLKLSSGGLTTDSLPGSPDGIIDQNHGDFNAENVSDTANSTDFILSQRTVDSIPETMGHISHQMTKVSNLEKTNGVFDPAVIRECEENDGTADELCVKHESSDTSVLAHETYTDNGTKSVGDITNKACMMNITDIISDQITVGSPCLVAARVADEACSDTSSFSDYLEMM, encoded by the coding sequence ATGCAGCAAGAAACAGAGAGATGCAGAGTTCGAGCCAGAAGGCCTGACATGGCGCTTTATGTACCCAAAGCTCGAAGGGGCATAGTACTACTCAAATCAGGTGATGAGGGCAAAAGCTGTGGCCCACCTAACTCCATggtgaaagaagaacaaaaggaagattCTGTCTCCCAAAAGAAGGTCTTTAGAGACAAACGTGAGGCTCAGAGACTAAGTATTAATCCTGATAAAAAGGAGCACAATCATAGGGAAGGgaagaaatcctcaacaaaatttaaaaaagacacatgccttcaaggaagaaataaaaatagggtTTGTACTAAGAAGGCAGTCACCGAATCCAACGAACTGTTATCCCAAGGACATCAGCAAAGAGTCTCAAATCCTGGGATTATATGTAGTGTACCTTTGCAAAGATGTTTTAAACCAAAGAAGGCAGCTATAGAGTGTTCAGAGGTTAAAATCACAGATGTGTCAGGACATGAGAGGTTGCTTCTATCTCAGTCTTGTTCAGAAATCAATGAGGCTCAGCTTTCAAACAAACCATTCCAAAATATGGAATTCTGTGATTTCAGTAGGCGCAAAGTAAGTGGGGAAACATCTGAAGACAGAGATTTGGAAAGCAGAATTGAAACTGATGCCAAGGTCACGGAGATAGTATCCCAGTTTCCTGGAGAAAGTTCTGTGTTGAAACCTGAGAGTGTGATTGCATCAGTAAAACCAAGCTCTGACTGTGGAATTGTACAAGCCATGCAAACATCAGGTGGAATGTTGAAGCTCAGCAGTGGAGGCCTCACCACTGATTCTCTTCCTGGAAGTCCAGATGGTATCATTGATCAGAATCATGGAGACTTTAATGCTGAGAATGTTAGTGATACGGCCAACAGTACAGATTTCATCTTGAGTCAGAGAACTGTAGATTCCATTCCTGAGACTATGGGTCATATCTCCCATCAAATGACTAAAGTTAGCAATTTAGAGAAGACGAATGGCGTTTTTGATCCAGCAGTGATTAGGGAATGTGAGGAGAATGATGGCACTGCTGATGAGTTATGTGTAAAGCATGAATCTTCTGATACATCTGTCCTTGCTCATGAAACATACACAGATAATGGGACTAAGAGTGTAGGTGACATTACCAATAAGGCATGTATGATGAACATTACAGATATCATATCTGATCAAATAACTGTAGGCAGCCCTTGTTTAGTTGCAGCTAGAGTAGCTGATGAGGCCTGTAGCGACACAAGTAGTTTCTCAGACTATTTAGAAATGATGTAG